A DNA window from Mycolicibacter hiberniae contains the following coding sequences:
- a CDS encoding cytochrome P450, protein MSAPTTHRNSSEHGRVLADPQAYTDNERLHSSLAWLRANQPVSWVDAPPYRPFWAVTKHADIMDIERDNELWISEPRPLLLQAAVEDRVKADQEAGIGLRTLIHMDDPHHRDIRKIGADWFRPKAMRDLKVRVDELAKRYVDRMAEIGPECDFVTEIAINFPLYVILSLLGLPEEDFPRMLKLTQEMFGGEDAEHQRGQGGADEIMAVLLDFFNYFSALTASRRANPTGDLASAIANGRINGELMSDMDTLSYYVIVASAGHDTTKDAISGGLCALVEHQDQLERLKNDMSLMPLAVEEMIRWSTPVKQFTRTAIRDTEVRGVPIAKGEAVLLSYVSANRDEDIFDNPFTFDIARDPNKHLSFGYGVHFCLGAALARLELNSLFTELVPRLESIEFAGTPELSATTFVGGLKRLPVRYSMR, encoded by the coding sequence GTGAGCGCGCCGACCACCCACCGCAACTCCAGCGAGCACGGCCGAGTACTCGCCGACCCCCAGGCCTACACCGATAATGAGCGCCTGCACAGCTCACTGGCCTGGCTGCGCGCCAACCAGCCGGTGTCGTGGGTGGACGCCCCGCCGTATCGGCCGTTCTGGGCAGTCACCAAGCACGCCGACATCATGGACATCGAGCGCGACAACGAACTCTGGATCAGTGAACCGCGTCCACTGCTGCTGCAGGCCGCGGTCGAGGACCGGGTCAAGGCCGACCAGGAGGCCGGCATCGGACTGCGCACGCTGATCCACATGGACGACCCGCACCACCGGGACATCCGCAAGATCGGTGCGGACTGGTTCCGCCCCAAGGCCATGCGCGACCTCAAGGTCCGCGTCGACGAACTGGCCAAGCGCTACGTCGACCGGATGGCCGAGATCGGCCCGGAGTGCGACTTCGTCACCGAGATCGCCATCAACTTCCCGCTGTACGTGATCCTGTCACTGCTGGGCCTGCCCGAGGAGGACTTCCCGCGCATGCTCAAGCTGACGCAGGAGATGTTCGGCGGCGAGGACGCCGAGCACCAGCGCGGCCAGGGCGGCGCAGACGAGATCATGGCCGTGCTGCTGGACTTCTTCAATTACTTCTCGGCCCTGACCGCCTCGCGGCGGGCCAACCCCACCGGGGACTTGGCCTCGGCCATCGCCAACGGCCGTATCAACGGCGAACTCATGTCCGACATGGACACGCTGTCCTACTACGTCATCGTCGCCAGCGCCGGCCACGACACCACCAAGGACGCCATCTCGGGCGGCCTGTGCGCGCTGGTCGAGCACCAGGATCAGCTCGAGCGTCTCAAGAACGACATGAGCCTGATGCCGCTGGCCGTCGAGGAGATGATCCGCTGGTCCACGCCGGTCAAGCAGTTCACGCGCACCGCCATCCGCGACACCGAGGTGCGGGGCGTGCCGATCGCCAAGGGTGAGGCGGTCCTGCTGTCCTACGTCTCGGCCAACCGCGACGAGGACATCTTCGACAACCCATTCACGTTCGACATCGCCCGCGACCCCAACAAGCACCTGTCATTCGGCTACGGCGTCCACTTCTGCCTGGGCGCGGCTCTGGCCCGCCTGGAGCTCAACAGCCTGTTCACCGAACTGGTGCCGCGCCTGGAGTCCATCGAGTTCGCCGGCACGCCCGAACTGTCGGCGACCACGTTCGTCGGCGGCCTCAAGCGCCTTCCGGTGCGGTACTCGATGCGCTGA
- the mqo gene encoding malate dehydrogenase (quinone), with translation MATSVRTELTDVALIGAGIMSATLGAILRRLEPDASITVVERLEDAAGESSGPWNNAGTGHAGLCELFYTPQLPDGSIDVAKAIRVNEQFQVSRQFWAYAVQNGLLRRPRDFVHPIPHVSFVRGAAGVDYLRRRHQALAGNPMFGGMEFITEFGEFAARLPAMAAGRNPAIPVALDWAQHGTDVDFGALTGQLIDYGTRHGSAALFGHEVRSLHRASDGGWILDLRNRRTGETRRLKAAFVFLGAGGATLGLLQRSGIPEARGYGGFPISGVFLRSGADRLTAGHRAKVYGAPAAGAPSTTAPHLDARTVNGAASLLFGPFAGWSPRFLKHGRLTDLPRSVRAGNARSLVSAGFRERALVGYLLGQLRRTHGARVDALREFLPHAQDADWQEIRAGQRVQVIRAGRLEFDTTIVSAADGSLAGLLGASPGASTAVPAMLEVLQRCFPAKFPAWRTVLTEMVPSLGTRLADQPALFEQVWEWGSRQLQLT, from the coding sequence GTGGCCACATCGGTTCGGACCGAGCTGACCGACGTAGCGCTGATCGGCGCGGGGATCATGAGCGCCACTTTGGGGGCGATACTTCGGCGTTTGGAGCCGGACGCCTCGATCACCGTGGTCGAACGGCTGGAGGACGCCGCGGGCGAGAGCAGCGGCCCATGGAACAACGCGGGCACCGGCCACGCCGGGCTGTGCGAGCTTTTCTACACCCCCCAGCTGCCCGACGGTTCGATCGACGTCGCCAAGGCGATTCGGGTCAACGAGCAGTTCCAGGTGAGCCGCCAGTTCTGGGCGTACGCGGTGCAGAACGGCCTTCTGCGGCGGCCGCGGGATTTCGTGCATCCGATTCCGCACGTCAGCTTTGTGCGCGGCGCCGCCGGCGTGGACTACTTGCGACGGCGGCACCAGGCACTGGCCGGCAATCCGATGTTCGGGGGGATGGAGTTCATCACCGAATTCGGGGAGTTCGCCGCACGCCTGCCGGCGATGGCCGCAGGCCGAAATCCCGCCATCCCGGTGGCCCTCGACTGGGCTCAGCATGGCACCGACGTCGACTTCGGGGCGCTGACCGGCCAGCTGATCGACTACGGGACGCGCCACGGCAGCGCTGCGCTGTTCGGCCACGAGGTGCGCTCGCTGCACCGAGCGTCAGACGGCGGCTGGATATTGGATCTTCGCAACCGCCGCACCGGCGAGACGCGAAGGCTCAAGGCGGCCTTCGTCTTTCTCGGCGCCGGGGGAGCGACGCTGGGACTGCTGCAGCGCTCGGGGATCCCCGAAGCCCGCGGCTATGGCGGTTTCCCGATCAGCGGGGTCTTCCTGCGCAGCGGGGCCGACCGGCTCACCGCTGGACACCGCGCCAAGGTGTACGGCGCCCCGGCCGCTGGCGCGCCGTCGACGACCGCCCCGCACCTGGACGCCCGGACGGTCAACGGCGCCGCTTCGCTGCTGTTCGGCCCTTTTGCCGGTTGGTCGCCGAGGTTTCTCAAGCACGGTCGACTCACGGACTTGCCGCGGTCGGTCCGCGCCGGCAACGCGAGATCGCTGGTGAGCGCTGGCTTCCGGGAGCGCGCACTGGTCGGCTACCTGCTCGGCCAGCTTCGGCGCACGCATGGCGCCCGGGTCGATGCGCTGCGAGAGTTCCTGCCCCACGCCCAGGACGCGGACTGGCAGGAGATCCGGGCAGGCCAACGGGTGCAGGTGATCCGTGCTGGGCGTCTGGAATTCGACACCACGATCGTCAGCGCCGCCGATGGCAGCCTCGCCGGGTTGCTCGGCGCTTCGCCCGGTGCCTCGACCGCGGTGCCGGCGATGCTCGAGGTCCTGCAGCGCTGCTTCCCCGCGAAATTCCCCGCCTGGCGGACGGTGCTCACCGAGATGGTGCCCTCGCTGGGGACCCGGCTCGCCGACCAGCCCGCGCTGTTCGAGCAGGTGTGGGAGTGGGGCAGCCGACAGCTTCAGCTCACCTGA
- the mtr gene encoding mycothione reductase, translating to MESYDLAIIGTGSGNSILDERYADMRVAICEQQTFGGTCLNVGCIPTKMFVYAAEVANTVARSSRYGVDAHIDQVRWSDIVSRVFGRIDPIAAGGEEYRRSLPGVDVYSEHTRFGPVGSDGRYVLITASGEQFSAEQVVIAAGARSAIPPAIAESGARYYTSDDVMRIPELPEHLVIVGGGFIAAEFAHVFSALGSRVTIVIRGSTMLRHCDETVSERFTRIAAAKWEVRTHRNVVAARDDGPGVVVQLDDGSVLHADAMLVATGRVPNGDLLDAGQAGVTVAGGRVSVDKYQRTTARGVFALGDVSSPYELKHVANHEARVVRHNLLCDWDDVDAMRTTDHRYVPSAVFTDPQIASVGLTETQARAKGLDISVKIQDYRDVAYGWAMEDETGFAKLIAERGTGRLLGAHIMGYQASSIIQPLIGAMSFGVTAPEMARGQYWIHPALPEVVENALLGLQ from the coding sequence ATGGAGAGCTATGACCTCGCGATCATCGGAACAGGTTCTGGCAACAGCATTCTCGATGAGCGCTACGCCGATATGCGGGTGGCCATCTGCGAGCAGCAAACTTTCGGCGGCACCTGCCTCAACGTGGGCTGCATTCCGACCAAGATGTTCGTCTATGCCGCCGAGGTGGCCAACACCGTAGCCCGGTCCTCTCGCTACGGGGTGGACGCCCACATCGATCAAGTCCGCTGGAGCGACATCGTCTCGCGGGTGTTCGGCCGGATCGACCCCATCGCCGCCGGCGGTGAGGAGTATCGCCGCAGCCTGCCCGGTGTCGATGTCTACAGCGAACACACCCGGTTCGGCCCGGTCGGCTCCGACGGACGTTACGTGCTGATCACAGCGAGCGGTGAACAGTTCAGCGCCGAGCAGGTGGTGATCGCGGCAGGGGCACGCTCGGCTATCCCGCCCGCCATCGCCGAAAGCGGCGCGCGTTACTACACCAGCGATGACGTGATGCGCATCCCGGAGCTGCCCGAGCACCTGGTGATCGTCGGCGGTGGTTTCATCGCCGCCGAGTTCGCCCATGTGTTCTCCGCGCTGGGATCGCGGGTCACCATTGTCATCCGCGGGTCGACAATGCTCAGGCACTGCGACGAGACCGTTTCCGAACGCTTCACCCGGATCGCCGCGGCCAAGTGGGAGGTACGCACCCACCGCAACGTCGTCGCGGCACGCGACGACGGGCCAGGCGTCGTGGTGCAACTCGACGACGGCTCCGTGCTGCACGCCGACGCCATGCTGGTGGCAACCGGACGGGTACCCAATGGCGACCTGCTCGACGCCGGGCAGGCCGGAGTCACCGTCGCCGGCGGCCGGGTGAGCGTCGACAAGTACCAGCGAACCACTGCGCGAGGCGTTTTCGCACTCGGCGATGTCTCCTCGCCCTATGAGCTCAAGCACGTCGCCAACCACGAGGCCCGGGTGGTGCGACACAACCTGCTGTGCGACTGGGACGACGTCGACGCGATGCGGACCACCGACCACCGCTACGTGCCATCCGCGGTGTTCACCGATCCACAGATCGCGTCGGTCGGGCTGACCGAAACACAAGCGCGGGCCAAGGGTCTCGACATCTCGGTGAAGATTCAGGATTATCGCGACGTCGCCTACGGCTGGGCCATGGAGGACGAGACCGGATTCGCCAAACTCATCGCCGAACGCGGCACCGGACGGCTGCTCGGTGCACACATCATGGGCTACCAGGCCTCATCGATCATCCAGCCGTTGATCGGTGCGATGAGCTTCGGCGTCACCGCACCGGAGATGGCCCGCGGCCAGTACTGGATCCATCCGGCGCTGCCGGAGGTCGTTGAGAACGCCCTGCTCGGGCTCCAGTGA
- a CDS encoding acyl-CoA dehydrogenase, with protein MKSALLSRQDLDFLLFDWLRVEELTGRDRFAEHSRETFSDTLDLCEQLATRYFAPHNKKSDAQEPTFDGTKVTIIPEVKEALAACAEAELTGMAMDYSLGGSQLPATVAQAGFAWLMAANVSTAGYAMLTMANANLLAKFGSDEQIAAFVKPMIAGRFTGTMCLSETQAGSSLADITTRAEPRADGTFRLFGSKMWISGGEHELTDNIVHLVLAKIPGGPAGTKGISLFIVPKYLVNSDGTLGARNDVVLAGLNHKMGYRGITNTVLNFGEGIHQPDGEPGAVGYLVGDEHRGLNYMFHMMNEARLGVGMGAIALGYTGYLKSLEYARTRPQGRPPTAKDPAAPQVTIIEHADVKRMLLAQKSYVEGALALALYCARLVDITHTAESDEELEHATALLDILTPIAKSWPSQWCLAANDLAIQVHGGYGYTREYDVEQHYRDNRLNPIHEGTHGIQSLDLLGRKVVQRNGASLAALHAAIAESTAAAHRAGGEVAGFATQLDAVAQRLVAVTAGMFAAGDIDAALANSAIYLEAFGHVVIAWIWLEQTLAAEGRSGDFFDGKRQAARYFFRYELPKTGPQLDLLESLDRTTLEMRPEWF; from the coding sequence ATGAAGTCCGCCCTGCTGTCCCGGCAAGACCTCGATTTCCTGCTGTTCGACTGGCTGCGGGTTGAGGAACTGACCGGACGAGACCGGTTCGCCGAGCATTCCCGGGAGACCTTCTCCGACACACTGGATCTGTGCGAACAGCTGGCGACCCGCTATTTCGCTCCGCACAACAAGAAGAGCGACGCCCAGGAGCCCACCTTCGACGGGACGAAAGTCACGATCATTCCCGAAGTGAAGGAGGCACTGGCGGCCTGCGCCGAAGCTGAGCTGACGGGCATGGCCATGGATTACAGCCTCGGCGGCTCACAGCTCCCGGCGACGGTGGCCCAGGCCGGGTTCGCATGGCTGATGGCCGCCAACGTCAGCACCGCCGGATACGCCATGCTGACCATGGCGAATGCGAACCTGCTCGCCAAGTTCGGCAGTGACGAGCAGATCGCCGCCTTCGTCAAACCCATGATCGCCGGCCGCTTCACCGGGACCATGTGCCTGTCGGAAACCCAGGCCGGATCATCGTTGGCCGACATCACCACCCGCGCGGAGCCGCGGGCCGACGGCACCTTCCGGTTGTTCGGGTCCAAAATGTGGATCTCCGGTGGCGAACACGAACTGACCGACAACATCGTCCATCTGGTACTGGCCAAGATCCCCGGCGGTCCAGCCGGCACCAAAGGGATCTCGCTGTTCATCGTGCCGAAGTACCTGGTGAACTCCGATGGCACGCTGGGTGCGCGCAACGACGTCGTGCTGGCTGGACTCAACCACAAGATGGGCTATCGCGGCATCACCAACACCGTGCTCAACTTCGGAGAGGGCATCCACCAGCCCGACGGCGAGCCGGGTGCCGTCGGCTATCTCGTGGGCGACGAGCACCGTGGCTTGAACTACATGTTCCACATGATGAACGAAGCCCGTCTGGGTGTGGGTATGGGCGCGATCGCGCTCGGCTACACCGGCTATCTCAAGTCGCTGGAGTACGCCCGCACCCGGCCACAGGGCCGACCACCGACCGCGAAAGACCCTGCGGCGCCCCAGGTTACGATCATCGAGCACGCGGACGTCAAGCGAATGCTGCTGGCGCAGAAGTCCTATGTCGAGGGGGCGCTCGCCTTGGCCCTGTACTGCGCGCGGCTCGTCGACATCACCCACACCGCCGAATCCGACGAGGAACTCGAACACGCAACGGCCCTGCTGGACATCCTCACCCCGATAGCCAAGAGCTGGCCGTCGCAGTGGTGCCTGGCCGCCAACGACCTGGCGATCCAGGTGCACGGCGGCTACGGCTACACCCGCGAGTACGACGTGGAACAGCACTATCGGGATAACCGCCTCAACCCGATCCACGAAGGCACCCACGGCATCCAGAGCCTGGACCTGCTGGGCCGCAAGGTGGTGCAGCGCAACGGGGCCAGCCTGGCCGCACTGCACGCCGCGATAGCCGAGAGCACCGCGGCGGCCCATCGGGCCGGGGGCGAAGTGGCCGGGTTCGCAACTCAGCTCGACGCGGTGGCCCAGCGGCTGGTGGCGGTGACCGCGGGCATGTTCGCCGCCGGCGACATCGATGCCGCACTGGCCAACAGTGCGATCTACCTGGAAGCCTTCGGTCATGTGGTGATCGCCTGGATCTGGCTGGAGCAGACATTGGCTGCTGAGGGGCGCAGCGGGGACTTCTTCGACGGCAAGCGCCAGGCGGCCCGCTACTTCTTCCGCTACGAGTTGCCGAAGACCGGACCACAGCTGGATCTGCTGGAGAGCCTGGACCGAACGACTCTGGAGATGCGGCCCGAGTGGTTCTGA
- a CDS encoding 3-oxoacyl-ACP reductase encodes MTDLTQRLSGRVAVVTGAGGGIGLASARRMRAEGAQIVVADLDQAAGTAVADELDGLFVQVDVSDQDQVDALFDTAAQTFGSVDIAFNNAGISPPDDDLIETTELPAWQRVQDVNLKSVYLCCRAALRHMAPAGRGSIINTASFVAVMGSATSQISYTASKGGVLAMSRELGVQYARQGIRVNALCPGPVNTPLLQELFAADPERAARRLVHVPVGRFAEPEEIAAAVAFLASDDASFITGSTFLVDGGISSAYVTPL; translated from the coding sequence GTGACCGACCTGACCCAACGCCTGTCCGGACGGGTGGCCGTGGTGACCGGTGCCGGTGGTGGAATCGGCTTGGCATCTGCGCGCCGGATGCGCGCCGAGGGTGCCCAGATCGTGGTCGCTGACCTCGACCAGGCGGCGGGCACCGCGGTCGCCGATGAGCTCGACGGCCTGTTCGTTCAGGTCGACGTCTCCGATCAGGACCAGGTCGATGCGTTGTTCGACACTGCGGCCCAGACTTTCGGCTCGGTGGACATCGCCTTCAACAACGCCGGCATCTCGCCTCCCGACGACGATCTGATCGAAACCACCGAACTGCCTGCCTGGCAACGGGTTCAGGACGTCAACCTCAAGTCGGTGTACCTGTGCTGCCGGGCGGCGCTGAGGCACATGGCGCCCGCCGGCCGGGGATCGATCATCAACACCGCGTCGTTCGTGGCGGTGATGGGTTCGGCCACCTCCCAGATCTCCTACACCGCCTCCAAGGGCGGCGTGCTGGCGATGTCGCGCGAGCTCGGGGTCCAGTACGCCCGCCAGGGCATTCGGGTCAACGCGCTGTGCCCCGGGCCGGTGAACACCCCGCTGCTGCAGGAGCTGTTCGCCGCCGACCCGGAGCGCGCCGCGCGCCGGCTGGTGCACGTACCGGTGGGCCGGTTCGCCGAGCCGGAAGAGATCGCGGCCGCGGTAGCGTTCCTGGCCAGCGATGACGCCTCCTTCATCACCGGGTCGACGTTCCTGGTGGACGGCGGAATCAGCTCGGCATACGTCACGCCGCTGTAA